A stretch of DNA from Lycium ferocissimum isolate CSIRO_LF1 chromosome 4, AGI_CSIRO_Lferr_CH_V1, whole genome shotgun sequence:
tccgtaccttttgttcgattatgatcctatttatgttttcatgctttgcatacttcaagacatattccgtcatcgacccctttctggGGTGCGTTTAAGTACCGCGCGATCGAGATACTTGTTTGGGTGGTCTCACTTAGGATCCTGTCCGATTGTCTTGGAGCGCTCACTGTTCCGAGCCCTATACTTTGGACCGTATTCGgtattatacatatgtatatgtttgttcggtgggtacggcggggccctatcccgtcatatgattactgctacgactcttagaggtccgtagcaTTGTATGGGTTATGGGTGGTTTCTTGCTCGGTTGTGGCCGCGTGATCCGTGTTCCTGACGTCCCATAATGGGAGAATATAATTATGGCTTAGAGGTTACATAAGTTACAAGACTAAAGATGATGAATGTGGGTGAGTAAAAGGGTCGGAGGTTACAAGAATTTAAGGACAACTTGAGGCCACATTCTGCCAACCAAAACCATAAGAAATGAAAGCCACTTCTGCCATTTTTTAGGCCACCAACTTGTAGCAGTAATAAAACATAATAAGGCactttaataataatatttttgcaatattaaaatgctctttgacccaacaatcccccactcATTTTAATATTACAATAAGAGAGTTATCACCAACTTAGTTGAAGGGAGACTAttatgcataatgaaggtgtgctCTGCATTGAATCTCCACTTAGCAAAACAGTAACCTTTACTCCAAAGTCAGTAGTGTGCTTTGCATTGAACTATGACTGCTTAGGGAAAATAAAGTATCACTGCTTACACGTAATAATCAAGGTGTTGACATGAGCTTTAACGGCCAGCACATTACGGCCTTGTGCTATCCTGATTTTCATGAGTGCTTTTGAGAACGAGCCTAATTCTCATAGGAAGCGGTCTACCTCCACATTCATATAGGTGAAATTCTATCAAGGGTGCTACTAAGGGTGCTACTGTGACTTTAACACCCCACTCATACGAGCTACAGATTTTCATTAAGAGTTTATAGACTCAACCTCCGCAAATCATTACAGGAAAATGCACTCACACCATAGGGagggaataaataaaatagtgcatttttcTCACAAGTCATCATACGATTCGTTTTTCCCATTGAACCTGGTTCTAGGATCTCTAGTCCCCAGATTGAGTTTTCTCATATATGACTCATTAATTTATGGGCTTCAATCCCATCCCCTCCATATGCTCCAGACCTTTTCTCTTGCTAAGGCCTTAGTCAGTGAGTAGATAATGGAGAATTATGACTTATGACTTAGAGCTTACATAAATTACAAGACTAAAGATGATAAATGTGGGGGAGTAAAAGGGTCGGAGGTTATAAGAATTTAAGGACAACTTGAGGCCACATTCTGCCAATCAAAACCGTAAGAAATGAAAGCCACCTCTGTCATTTTTTAGGCCACCAACTTGTAGtagtaataaaatataataaggcactttaataataataattttgcaATATTAAAATGCTCTTTAACCCAACAATTTTCGTTGTATGAATAGagggttttatatatataaaaatgctaagtatttgaaaaaaaatataagttccttaaaaatgagaaaaatgattttccctAATGGAAGTAGAGAAAACAAATTTCATAAGTGACATTTCATTCCTCCATATCATCTAACACATCCAATCCCAACCCGACCCCTCATAGCCCCCACCTCCACACTCCTACCTCCTCCCCCACCTCCGCAGTGTTTCTCTTGATTTTGTATAAATACTTTTGAGACAATAGTTTTTGTTTACTTCACAAATTCCTAAAAATAAGTTCTTtcgtaccgaacacacccttaacCTTTGTAAATAGAAATATCGTTAAAACTAAttcttgtattttatttttgttggtgAATATACCGATAAATTacagttgaaaaataaaatgaaaaatgaagaacaaagtaaataaatattcttCAGGCTGAGGCGCGGATATTTCGTTCTTTTTAGGGAGATTCAACCCCACTGCGGCATAATCTTCACCAACCCCACTGCGGCATAATCTTCACCGGTCCAGCAGTATAACTCTGACTTGTCCCCTCCAGGATACAACAGCCCGTCAACGTCGTGTGACTCAAACATTTCTGGACTAGTTGAAGAGTCCAAAACTCCACCATAAAAACACCTTCCTTCAACATAAAAAAATACTCTCttttatcttcactttttcaagaactctccaatatttttcatctatCACAAGATTAGGATGACTAACTATTTATAGTTAACAAAatcatccttgaattgaataGGGTAAGAGTGGGGGTAGTAATGTGAGTATAATGGGAGAATATAATTATGGCTTAGAGGTTACATAAGTTACAAGACTAAAGATGATGAATGTGAGTAAAAGGGTTTGGAGGTTACAAGAATTTAAGGACAACTTGAGGCCACATTCTGCCAACCAAAACTATAAGAAATGAAAGCCACTTCTGCCATTTTTTAGGACACCAACTTGTAGTAGTAATAAAACATAATAAGGCactttaataataatttttgcAATATTAAAATGCTCTTTAACCTAGCAATTTTCATTGTATGAATAgagggttatatatatatatatatattttttttttttttttaaatatgaagGGTTATTTATAATTGAGTCGTATTACATTGAGATGTAATGTAAATTTAACTAAAAATAAGTAAGAGGGACGGAAGTAGGAAAAGCGCAAAGTGGAGCCAGCGAAGGAAAATTCAAGTTGGAAGCGGTCGCAATTCATATAGCTTACCCATATAGATTTTCCTGCCATCTTATCTTTAAAAAGTTTTATCTCATTTGTCACCTACTCCTATTTTCCCTTAGAACAAAACCCAGTTTATCAAGTGTCTTTCAAATGCAACACAATTTCTGATAATCCCCTTGGATATCCATCATGTCTTGTATTTACAGCTCACTCTGTGCAACCTCAATTTCCTCTAAATCTCCATTTCCTTGTCGCTCTAATTTCAAGCCCAAAATCTGTTGTTCTGTTGGAGGTATAGTTACACGCGCTTTCACTTTCTAATTTCATCATCCAATGCAACTTAGTTAACTTGTTTCACTTGTGATTTCCTAATTTTGACTTGCTAATTGCTCCTCTAATTTCACCAGATTCAACGCgtttttcaatattttctttatatactgTCCAGCAATTTCTCTGAAtgttttctattatttttagcTTCTTATTAAGTTATACCTTGGTTGGGCTTTTGGCTATGTTAGGGCTTATGATGGAGGGCATTGCTGTCTTCAAAATTGGTTATGATCAATTCACTGAAGCTGGAAAAAACCTATTTGTTCTTTAGGCAAATTAACATAGGTTTGTTTGTCttgttttgacttgacacagagtttaagaaattaaaaaaggcTTTTGAATCATAAATATgtagaatataccaaaatgccctttaatcttACGGTGTTAAACATGCcctgtggaaagttggaaataaaagagttgccaaaaaatgaaagagacattctttttgaaatgtactaaaaaagaaagtaagacaaacaaattgaaacgaagGGCGTATTAGTTACCTAGAAATTTCTCACTACATTATTTTTTACTTGGTATTTATTCCTCCTATCTTCCCTTCTTTTTGTCGtctttcaaaacatatcacTTTAGTTTCCTGCTTTTTTTCTGTTAAGCAGAAAATTTGACAACTAAGAAATTTTTTGAAGTAGCCTAAGATGGTTTGTCCTAGTCTTATGTTTACTTCTAAATGCGTCTGTTCATAGATGTGATGCAATGATAATTTTGTAAGGGCTAGCAAGATACTGGGTAAAGCTAAATAGCTCGCGGATAGTTGTCTCAAAGACATATAATCTCTCCCAAGGAATTTGGTCTCAGCTAAGAACAGAAAACAATGGAATCAAATGATTCGTATAGGCAATACCAATTAGATGGAATTAAGACTTAGTTGTGATGTTACAGTTAAAAAAAGTTCAGTGTTTGTCAGAGATTATTTTTAGTGCAGGGATAATTGAGAGATTGGAGATAAAGAATCTCTGATTTGCCATAAAAGGCAAACTATTTAGCACTGGAATGAACGTGCCCGAATTGAGCAAAATGGAAACTGAGGATTCTTACTGCCTATTATTATTTGTTGTCTTTGCATCTTTTCTTGACCCGAGGGTCTATCacaaacagcctccctaccttcataaggtaggggtaaggtctgtgcacactctaccctccccaggcccccacctggtgggattatactgggtatgttgttgttgttggaaacTGAAGATTCTAATAGCAAAGGCCCTTTTAATTTGGGATTGTGTAGttgaggaatttttttttgaattctaGTTAAACAACGAAACCTAAGACTAGTCTTATGCAACCAAAGAAAAATAATCACATGTGGAGCAAGCAATGGCATAAATGAAGCTActacaaaaaagttaaaaagaagATCTCAAAGTTTATGCctttaatataaataaataataaacaaaGTATAAttccacaaaagaaaaaatctaatCTGGTACTTGTTCTCCACTAAATTCAAGGATATAGGGgtttttcatttaaatttaaGTGCCATTATGTGGTGGTCTAtacaatactccctccgttttttTAATCTACCTGATAAAAGAAATCTTCCCtccgtttcattttatgtgtattactttcatttttacTGTTAAAAAACGAATGCTTTCCACATTTAATAACTTTTGATTTCCAATATTCCCATTTTACCCACAATGACACTCATAGGAATGACTTgccatgtttaagaccacaccATCCAAATGATATTTTACCTTATACACGTCTTTACTAAGAAAAACAGATTCAAAAATCTTACATTCATTACTgttgtgcctagtcaaactaagacacataaaagaaatggagggagtaatattttaaatagcatGAACTTTCTAATTCTTAATAAAACCATAAGTTTATAGTATTTCAAACAACTCGAAATAATGGTAAGTTTGCTTGGCAAACGaagttgaagaatgaaaaatatgatggtggaaagaagaaaaggagatAACAAGAAAATAGGAAATATATAGAGATATTGATTCGAAAGAGAAGGGtgatttaattaaaataataaggAGAAAATGGGCCCAAAGAGCTTATGTTAGATATAATGACCATGGGACTATCACAAAGTGAGAGTTAATGGGAAAATGCTAAGAAAATTAGTTTGAAGGGAAAATGTCTAGGTAACCAATAGTTTAAGGGACTAAAGTGCATTATAGCCTATTCTCTTTGGATGATAGACATAAAGAAGTATTGCGTACACATCTAAAGCTTCTTGTTCCATATTTTTGTCAACTCAACGAGAATTGAGCATAAATCTTCATCACCCAATATTTTTGGTACTCTTTTCTATAACAAGCTAAATGAATGAGCAAATATCCTGTTCTCGGACATTAAGCTATTGAAGATAAACCTACATATTCTTTAGATTGTCCTTGCTGCTGATACTGTGGCTAGTGTCTTTTGTGTACTTGTGTTATTCTAGCGTGAGTTAGGTTTATTGTGCTTATCTGTCATGATTTGAAGCCTTCTTGATTTTCCCATTTTGTCAAATAGATTTCTATTCTATTTTCTACATGGTCATGTGAGTGATGCTCCTTTGAATTTCACAGGAACTGTTGCTGAACCAAAAGCTATAAATGCAACCGAACCTTTGTTGCTTGATGCTGTTCGGGGTAAAGAAGTAGAAAGGCCTCCTGTTTGGCTTATGAGACAAGCAGGGAGGTACATGAAGGCAGGTTTATAGTTCAATTTAACTTTGAGTATATCCTGAACTTCTgatctgaaataattttaactgCATTCTGTGTTACAAATTTGACTTACTCGTGTTATTGGGGCtgcatgatatgatgtgttttgTTAAAGAGAATAGTTCGCGTAAATGGCTATGAATAGGCAACTCAAACATTGTCTTAGGGATAAGACATTAATTCTCTTACACCTACTAATTGATGTACCTGAGATGCATTTCCATTGCTGAGCAGCTGCTTGCACGAGGATGGAATGACTAATTCTTTCTACTTTGTTTGAAAGTATGAGAAAAAAGGTCGGTGAAAAGAAGAGTGTGGAACTTGTAAATCCTATTTGTTGGATGTTTCAACGCACTTCAAGTAGGAATAGATGGCTTTTCAGGGATCTTAAAGCTTGAGAAATTTCGATGCTCTAGTTCTGCTGCGTTGGTTTTTTGATTCTATGAAGAATTTTATGGCTTTGATTAGGTGGATTTATTTTGACTCGTGTTTGATTTTTCAGATCTTTGTATTTTGCATCTTATTATTCAGCATTTCTTTTGTGTAGAGTTATCAAATCTTATGTGAGAAACATCCATCCTTTCGTGAGAGATCAGAAAATGTAGATCTTGTGGTAGAGATTTCTCTACAGCCATGGAAAGTATTCCAGCCTGATGGGGTAAGAAACATTGCAGTCCTATCTTAGCATGTGTCTGTATATTGTTCggtatttcattatttttacttttgaaGCAGAATCCCCATCTTTTGATGTTTTTATTCACAAGCTAGCGTTCTTGGCTCTACTGTTGATTATTGGTTTGCTTCTAATGTTTTTTCTCATGTTGGCAGGTCATTTTGTTTTCAGATATTCTTACTCCTCTCTCTGGAATGAACATCCCTTTTGACATCATAAAGGGGAAGGGTCCTATCATATTTGATCCACCAACAACACTTACTGATGTTGAGAAAGTTAGAGAATTCATTCCTGAAGAATCAGTTCCATATGTTGGAGAAGCATTAACAATTTTGCGGAAAGAGGTCTGGTTTTCGTGTCTATTTTGTTACTCTGGAGGTTATTTGTTAAGAAACAGTTCCCCTCTCTTTTATGTAAACGAACTTAAACTGTACAATACCCACgttttgtttatattttatgatattatagaCACCTGCACTGCACATACAAACTGTGATTGGTTTAGAGTCTCCTGATGGAAAGTTTCAACATTTCTGCTAGCTCCTTCTGTTATGAAATCCTTGCAAAAGTTTATTTCATCCATTAATGCACTTGATATGGAGTTTAAGATGTAGTGAATTATATATTGACTAGCGATagtattgataaaaaaaaaatagtacttGTTTAGTGTTAGCGGAATAAAGTATCAAGAATTGattgaaaaattaatttgataGAGAACACATTATATCAAATttattgaattcttaaaagttgtgaaagttgtatataattgaatagTGTCGACCCTTCTGGGACACCCTGAACTGGAAAAATGCCATAAAATTGTAATGGAGTAAAAAACAACTTCAGGGCTGTGCTTCAATTCAACAATGCTAACACTGTTATTGCTGTTACTAACTTACTATCACCCGTTGTGCTATCATGgtaattgttttggaatttATCTTTGCTATGGCAGGTCAATAATCAAGCAGCAGTTCTGGGTTTCGTTGGGGCACCATTTACCTTGGCATCATATGTGGTTGAAGGTGGTTCCTCTAAGAACTTCACAAAAATTAAGAGATTAGCTTTTGCGGAGCCCAAGGTAATTTACTGATGCTGCTCTATGCTACTAAGCCCTAGGGTGACAATCATAGTTCGTTAATTAATTGGATCATATAATGTTTCCAAACCTGATCTTTTGGTTGAATCTTATTCTCCCTTGTCCTTCTATATTAGGAAAGGCCAAGAAATGTTGATGGATATTTCACATTCAGTTAGATTTAGATTTAGGGCGCGATTTAAGTCAACCATCTATTGTTTGGAGTTTAATCTCAAAAGCAGTTTCAATTTTGGATTGGGGTAGATCCTGATCCTATTTGCCGttacgttttttttttggttgaggAATAGGGAGGGGGTAGATATTTGGAGGCTTTCACTGCTGATTTGATAACTGATGTACTCAATCGGTCACAGGAGCGTATTTCCTtctgcttttttctttttcttcttttctttttaattgcGAAAGGTAGGGAGAGGGGTTGTTCCATTACCACCCAAAATAAATCGCCTGAGGTCGGTTTCTAAAGAGGGGTAATGTATTCTTGTGTTCTTTCCCATTCTGTAGTTTCCACCTCGCATTTCTATGGGTTGGCAAGCTGCCACTCATCTTCTTAAAGTTTGAGAAAAGTGGCAATTCATTGCTTATTTTGCCAAAGGACAGTCAATGTACCCTGTCGCCCCTGCAAACTCACCAGGTGAAGAATGCAGACCCTATTCATCAAGCTTGTAAACAAGTAAATGCATTAGGAAATTCACCAGAAGGAAATAagaataaacaaagaaaattaaaagacaCTTTCTTGTGTCAACCATTCTCTTGTCAGAAAGCACTAAATATGGAGGTTATATTCTACTTGAACCCAAactaaaaaataatagaagGCGTGGAGCACGTTCTATCTTTTGGCAAATAAGTTTTTATTCCTAGAATGTTAACTGAAATTGATAAGTGATGGAAATGAGGAGCAGCAGGGGGAAGTCACAAATCTATGTAAGCTCTATGGTGAAGGGATAATTTCCATGCTTGGGCTTTAGGTTTGTTCTTGTATGCAACTGCGAGAAGTGGAAATTTTTGGTAAAGCTAAGCTCAGGgctcttttatttctctagTTGCTCGTTGTCTGTTTTAGATGGTGAAAGTTGAAGATTTCAGTTGCttcatttcttttaaattctgctgaaagccaacaacagcagtacatgtagatttttttttgcaataatGGGCTGCAATATTTAAACCTGAGGAGGGTGAATACCTTTTTTATGGATACCTAGCTGTTTGCCTGTTCTAGCAAATTAGCCTTTTTCTGTTGAGGATTTTCTTAACGTGTTAAAACAACCCTGCACATCCATCCTCCACACCACCCCGCCAAGGTAAAGAAAAAGAGACATGATATACATGTTCAGTACGCACACAGTATCTCTCCATTCATGAGGTTATATCAATGAAAACATGGATTATACTAATTATTCCAGGAACAAGATAAACTACCTGTATCAATTCAGTTTTTAAACATTTTGTCTCTAGCTTATGATCTGccaatttatgttttaatgtTTTCAACTTTGTTGCTACACAGATCCTTCATTCACTGCTTCAAAAATTTGCAACCTCAATGACTAAATATATCCGTTACCAAGCTGACAATGGAGCTCAAGCAGTTCAGATCTTTGATTCATGGGCCACAGAGCTAAGCCCAGTCGATTTTGAGGAGTTCAGTCTGCCATATTTAAAGCAAATAGTTGATGCAGTGAAACTAACCCATCCTGATCTCCCGTTGATTCTTTATGCAAGTGGATCAGGTGGCTTGCTGGAGAGACTACCCTTGACAGGAGTAGATGTAGTCAGTTTGGACTGGACAGTTGATATGGCTGATGGTAGGAGACGACTGGGTCCTAATGTGGCTATACAAGGTAATGTGGATCCTGGAGTGCTTTTTGGCTCCAAGGAATTTATTACCAACCGGATAAACGATACAGTGAAGAAAGCTGGTAAAGGGAAACATATTTTGAACCTTGGACATGGCATTAAAGTTGGTACACCTGAGGAAAATGTTGCTCATTTCTTTGAGGTTGCCAAAGGTCTTAGGTATTAGAAACTGATTAAATAATTATCAATGTTAACCTGTTCCTTATTTTCCACGAGGTCTATCATTCTTCtgctcatttttttcttttgtatctAGTGCATCCTATAAACGGGGAAACAAATATATCCAGAGCATTTTTGTTGAAATGTGCTTTTTAAATCTATTTGAAACTGAAGATGAAGCTAGGTTTTCTCATTGTGTATCTGAGGGTAGATATTGACTGAAAGTTGTCTAGTTCAACTTTGATAAAGCTTGAAAGTTGGACTCACCGAACTTTTTGTTTGTTGGTTGCGGCtgcattttctctttttttcttctctccgtCTCTCTGGTTTGCTTGGCCCCTGTTGCATGCATGCATTTGGGACTGGTAAGCACGAGTCCTGACATGAAAAATGTATTGGTGTATTgttcattatattttttattaagtaCGGAGTTATCAGATGTTTCTAGTGGGCTAACCTATAGGATTTTGATTTTCCAGTAGTAAAGCTTGTTAAGATGGAATAGACAAAGGAGAGTGAGTGTATAATGAGGTGTGAACAGGTATACAGAAAATGGCCTCTTTTTAGCCAGCTTCTACGATCACTATCTTACCAATATACAACATGTAACTTAGTAAAAGCTTTTATTTAATCCCGTTATATTACCAGTCCTCATTTCTTCCCTTCACAGCGATACCATCTAAGGTGCCTTTGAATTCATGACTTGGGTTGTTGATTTAGATGGAATTTTCCTTGATGAGCTATGGTCTGCTTCAGGCTTTGATGGCTatagggaaaaagaaaagaaatttctgCTGCCTCTGCCTTTTAGGCATTTTTGCTCTTTACCTTTCTCCTGTCTCTCTAGTCCAACGAACAAATAAGTTACATGTTAAATGAGAGTAGTTGAGTGAATTGTTTATCGAAAGTCAGCTGTAAGATAAGCTGATGTGAGTTCCTCTCTGACTGGGAATTTTGGATCAATGGAAGAAAATCACCGACTTTGTTGGAAACTTCCTGGTTGTCACTCACGTAGGTTAAGTCGGGCTGGCAATGACATATTGCCATGGCATTTGAGTCACGGGCTTTAATTTGCTGCAACTTTTCTTTGGAGGTGGATTTATGTCGTTAGAAGCGGGTTTAATTGGATATCTTTTTACTATATCGTAGATATATCTCTGAAATTTGTTGAGTAGTAGTGTAAATATTATGAACCGTATTTTTAAAGAATCCGTAATCTTAAACTCattaagttaaaattttgaatttgccTTTATTTACCTCCATGCTTATACTGCTCCTACGCACTTTAGTTGAACTCCTAAGAGAAACCTTGAGCAAAAGAAATTGCTTTCGAGCACATAAATGCCGTAATCTTAAACTCATTAAGTTAAAATTTTGGATAGGCCTTTATTAAAGACATTATATTATACTAATCCATAGTTGACACTTGACACAATCACGGTGAAAATGGCTCCCTATACAGCTCTTTCCATATAAATTTAGGTGCCGAGTGCCTCTACCTCATTAATGGATCTATCTGTCGATGGCTGTAAAGCTCAAAAGAGTGACATCAGTTAGGTGAATCTACTGACCTTCCGTACGTGAAAGTACAAACTCAAATGGAGTATTTGTTTAAACTTTAACGTAACAGTTTAGATAATTCGCTGTTAATCGAAAGATAAGTTTAGGGTCCATATCAAAATGCATATTTAGGAAATCTTTCAGAAAATACTTTAT
This window harbors:
- the LOC132051614 gene encoding uroporphyrinogen decarboxylase, chloroplastic, giving the protein MSCIYSSLCATSISSKSPFPCRSNFKPKICCSVGGTVAEPKAINATEPLLLDAVRGKEVERPPVWLMRQAGRYMKSYQILCEKHPSFRERSENVDLVVEISLQPWKVFQPDGVILFSDILTPLSGMNIPFDIIKGKGPIIFDPPTTLTDVEKVREFIPEESVPYVGEALTILRKEVNNQAAVLGFVGAPFTLASYVVEGGSSKNFTKIKRLAFAEPKILHSLLQKFATSMTKYIRYQADNGAQAVQIFDSWATELSPVDFEEFSLPYLKQIVDAVKLTHPDLPLILYASGSGGLLERLPLTGVDVVSLDWTVDMADGRRRLGPNVAIQGNVDPGVLFGSKEFITNRINDTVKKAGKGKHILNLGHGIKVGTPEENVAHFFEVAKGLRY